A DNA window from Cryptosporangium phraense contains the following coding sequences:
- a CDS encoding SRPBCC family protein — protein MENTVGLTKDVGWQIGVSRTLPHPPEEVWSFLTSPPGLSLWLGPGATLTPEKGARYDTDDGTTGEVRSFRPGDRLRVTWQPPGWSHDSTVQVVVRPAAGGTSVRFHQERLADVDERAAQREHWRRVLEAIEAALSDG, from the coding sequence ATGGAAAACACCGTCGGCCTCACCAAGGACGTCGGCTGGCAGATCGGCGTCTCACGCACGCTGCCGCACCCGCCGGAGGAGGTCTGGAGCTTCCTCACGTCCCCACCCGGCCTCAGCCTGTGGCTCGGCCCGGGTGCAACGCTCACCCCGGAGAAGGGTGCCCGCTACGACACGGACGACGGCACCACCGGCGAGGTCCGCAGCTTCCGCCCAGGCGACCGGCTCCGCGTCACCTGGCAGCCGCCAGGCTGGTCCCACGACAGCACCGTCCAGGTCGTGGTCCGGCCCGCGGCCGGCGGCACGAGCGTCCGCTTCCACCAAGAACGACTTGCCGACGTCGACGAGCGCGCCGCTCAGCGTGAGCACTGGCGGCGGGTGCTGGAGGCGATCGAAGCCGCACTGTCAGACGGCTGA
- a CDS encoding alpha/beta hydrolase yields the protein MRLIFVHGACVRDGDWWWHRMVEPLAAAGVRSRAVALPSCRGDVGSAVGDFYDDVAAVRVVLDEDDEPAVLLGHSYGGAVITDAGAGHPAVRRVVYLASVMPDVGESQATVVGDGPAPWLDPGSDGTIGVLPESVRELFVQDCDGPTQDAAVERLTRQSIVVFGQPVRGVAWREVPSTYVVCLEDLATPAGVQRERGGRAGEVVEIGAGHHPFLSRPGEFAELLLGVMGVR from the coding sequence ATGCGCTTGATCTTCGTGCACGGGGCCTGTGTTCGTGATGGTGACTGGTGGTGGCACCGGATGGTGGAGCCGCTGGCCGCGGCCGGTGTCCGCAGTCGTGCGGTCGCGTTGCCGAGCTGCCGCGGTGATGTCGGTTCGGCGGTCGGTGACTTTTATGACGACGTGGCGGCGGTGCGGGTCGTGCTCGATGAGGACGACGAGCCGGCGGTGTTGCTGGGGCACTCGTACGGGGGTGCGGTGATCACGGATGCTGGGGCTGGGCACCCGGCGGTGCGGCGGGTCGTCTATTTGGCTTCGGTGATGCCGGATGTGGGGGAGTCGCAGGCGACGGTTGTTGGTGACGGGCCGGCGCCGTGGCTCGATCCTGGCTCGGACGGAACGATCGGCGTGCTGCCGGAGAGTGTTCGGGAGCTGTTCGTGCAGGACTGCGACGGACCGACGCAGGATGCGGCGGTGGAGCGGCTGACTCGGCAGTCGATCGTGGTGTTCGGGCAGCCGGTGCGGGGGGTGGCTTGGCGGGAGGTGCCGAGTACTTATGTGGTTTGTTTGGAGGATTTGGCTACTCCGGCTGGGGTGCAGCGGGAGCGTGGGGGGAGGGCTGGAGAGGTTGTGGAGATTGGGGCTGGGCATCATCCGTTTCTTTCGCGGCCGGGAGAGTTTGCTGAGCTTCTGCTCGGGGTGATGGGGGTCCGCTGA
- a CDS encoding ArsR/SmtB family transcription factor has product MTTSFAVLAEPTRRRILDLLLERPRPVNELVDELGLSQPGTSKHLKVLRDAGLVRVRQDAQRRWYELRPEPLAEIDSWLAPYRRLWGRSLDALEAHLDAHPD; this is encoded by the coding sequence GTGACCACTTCGTTCGCGGTGCTGGCCGAGCCGACCCGGCGTCGGATCCTCGATCTGTTGCTCGAGCGTCCGCGTCCGGTGAACGAGCTGGTCGACGAGCTCGGGCTGAGTCAGCCCGGGACGTCGAAGCATTTGAAGGTCTTGCGGGACGCCGGGCTCGTGCGGGTCCGGCAGGACGCGCAGCGTCGGTGGTACGAGCTGCGGCCGGAGCCGCTGGCCGAGATCGACAGCTGGCTCGCGCCCTACCGTCGCCTCTGGGGCCGGAGCCTGGACGCGCTCGAGGCGCACCTGGACGCGCACCCGGACTGA
- a CDS encoding VOC family protein has protein sequence MRVRHITFDCADPYALAQFWSALTGYTEDPENPNHPDDPEALLAGDPGLLFIPVPEGKTVKNRVHLDLQPETGTRDEQVQHALQLGATLVGDHRKPDGTGWVTLADPEGNEFCVERSASERAAG, from the coding sequence ATGCGTGTAAGGCACATCACATTCGACTGCGCTGACCCCTACGCGCTGGCCCAGTTCTGGTCCGCGCTCACCGGGTACACCGAGGATCCCGAGAACCCGAACCACCCCGACGACCCCGAGGCCCTCCTCGCCGGCGATCCGGGTCTCCTGTTCATCCCGGTTCCCGAGGGCAAGACCGTCAAGAATCGCGTCCACCTCGACCTGCAGCCGGAGACCGGCACCCGCGACGAACAGGTGCAGCACGCGCTGCAGCTCGGCGCCACCCTCGTCGGGGATCACCGGAAACCGGACGGAACCGGCTGGGTGACGCTGGCCGACCCGGAGGGCAACGAGTTCTGCGTGGAACGCAGCGCGTCCGAACGCGCGGCCGGCTGA
- a CDS encoding nuclear transport factor 2 family protein — translation MSRSARPLRLADMSANKELVNTYLDGFRTNDHAKILSCLADDIRWTVFGHFFLTGKDAYDAAIDGPDFVGPPRLDVVRMVEEGDTVMAELSGWAPQKDGDPVRMSMAEVFVIRDGKIAERRAWVIPLAENDFR, via the coding sequence ATGTCGAGATCCGCGCGTCCGCTACGACTGGCCGACATGAGCGCGAACAAGGAACTCGTCAACACCTACCTCGACGGCTTCCGCACCAACGACCACGCCAAGATCCTGTCCTGCCTGGCCGACGACATCCGCTGGACCGTCTTCGGCCACTTCTTTCTGACCGGCAAGGACGCCTACGACGCGGCGATCGACGGCCCCGACTTCGTCGGCCCGCCCCGTCTCGACGTGGTGCGCATGGTCGAGGAGGGTGACACGGTGATGGCCGAGCTCAGCGGCTGGGCTCCGCAGAAGGACGGTGATCCGGTCCGCATGTCGATGGCCGAGGTCTTCGTGATCCGCGACGGCAAGATCGCCGAGCGACGCGCCTGGGTGATCCCGCTCGCCGAAAACGACTTCCGCTGA
- a CDS encoding polysaccharide deacetylase family protein, with protein sequence MTRALLSLGAVVALAVALVGTLAGQQPASGTWIAAAGRPAAGEGGTVLTHTQAAPKAQKPLLKPASTPYFYTGSKNVALTFDDGPDPRWTPQVLALLRKYHVKATFCLIGVNVKAHPDLVRKIAQDGHTLCNHTTHHDEHLKKKSRAAILSDLRQTNALIKKASGGITPKYFRAPAGNWSGVIVSAARSLGMASIGWSVDPKDWMKPPSSTIVSRVRARMAPGVIVLMHDGGGDRSRSVAALKVLLPSLTSKYRLTRL encoded by the coding sequence ATGACGCGAGCTTTACTCAGCCTCGGCGCCGTGGTGGCGCTGGCCGTGGCACTCGTGGGCACGCTGGCCGGCCAGCAGCCCGCGAGCGGCACCTGGATCGCTGCGGCCGGCCGGCCCGCCGCCGGCGAAGGCGGAACCGTGCTGACCCACACCCAGGCGGCCCCGAAAGCTCAAAAGCCATTACTCAAGCCCGCGTCAACGCCCTACTTCTACACCGGCTCCAAGAACGTGGCCCTCACGTTCGACGACGGCCCGGACCCGCGCTGGACCCCCCAGGTCCTCGCCCTCTTACGCAAGTACCACGTCAAGGCGACGTTCTGCCTGATCGGCGTCAACGTCAAAGCTCACCCCGACCTCGTGCGGAAGATCGCCCAGGACGGGCACACGCTCTGCAACCACACGACCCACCACGACGAGCACCTGAAGAAGAAGTCGCGGGCGGCCATCCTGTCGGATCTCCGACAGACCAACGCGCTGATCAAGAAGGCCAGCGGCGGCATCACCCCGAAGTACTTCCGGGCGCCCGCAGGCAACTGGTCGGGCGTCATCGTCTCCGCGGCCCGGTCGCTCGGGATGGCGTCGATCGGCTGGTCGGTGGACCCGAAGGACTGGATGAAGCCCCCGTCCAGCACGATCGTGTCCCGGGTGCGGGCCCGGATGGCCCCCGGAGTGATCGTCCTCATGCACGACGGAGGCGGGGATCGCTCCCGCAGCGTGGCTGCGCTGAAGGTCCTGCTGCCTTCGCTGACCTCCAAGTACCGCCTCACCCGACTCTGA
- a CDS encoding TetR/AcrR family transcriptional regulator: protein MPVPKGSTIDPSRTRAAIVDAAIPLLYERGLDGIGIAELCARLRVSKETLYRHFGTKDGLVHAALEARSDRVFRWLTEAVAAAGPNPADQLTAAFHALQSWYDDPAFRGCAMVNAAAQHHDEAVGAITARHLERYLALLTNIAERAGAVNPAVLGRQWLMLVEGATVVAAHQEAARAGEHACAAAIALLVGNTPTGRD, encoded by the coding sequence ATGCCGGTTCCCAAAGGCTCGACGATCGACCCCTCGCGAACCCGAGCCGCGATCGTGGACGCGGCCATACCGCTTCTGTACGAGCGTGGCCTCGACGGCATCGGCATCGCTGAACTATGTGCTCGTCTCAGGGTGTCCAAGGAGACGCTCTACCGACACTTCGGCACCAAGGACGGTCTGGTCCACGCCGCCCTGGAGGCGCGTAGCGATCGGGTGTTCCGCTGGCTGACCGAGGCCGTCGCGGCCGCCGGTCCGAACCCCGCCGACCAACTCACCGCCGCGTTCCACGCTCTCCAGAGCTGGTACGACGACCCGGCCTTTCGCGGCTGCGCCATGGTCAACGCGGCGGCTCAGCACCACGACGAAGCAGTGGGCGCCATCACCGCGCGCCACCTGGAGCGCTACCTCGCGCTGCTGACCAACATCGCCGAGCGCGCCGGCGCCGTGAACCCGGCCGTCCTCGGACGGCAATGGCTCATGCTCGTCGAAGGAGCGACCGTCGTCGCCGCCCACCAGGAGGCTGCACGCGCAGGGGAACACGCATGCGCGGCCGCGATCGCCCTGTTGGTAGGCAACACCCCGACCGGCCGAGACTGA